One genomic region from Vitis riparia cultivar Riparia Gloire de Montpellier isolate 1030 chromosome 17, EGFV_Vit.rip_1.0, whole genome shotgun sequence encodes:
- the LOC117904521 gene encoding germin-like protein subfamily T member 2 → MVSRMTSSTSPSSLIFSLLVYVVLPLVCRSADSDPLQDFCIADLNATVIVNGFPCKPASAVTSDDFFFDGLSKEGSTTNIFGSSVTTGNVLSFPGVNTLGISMNRVDIAPGGMNAPHSHPRSSESGVVIHGRVLVGFVTTGNVFYSKNLTVGQMFVIPRGLVHFQQNIGEEKALLFTAFNSQNPGSVVASVNLFGSTPSIPNDVLTKAFQVDANVVNGIKSKFGS, encoded by the coding sequence ATGGTTTCCAGGATGACTTCTTCAACCTCACCCTCGTCTCTAATATTCAGCTTACTGGTTTATGTGGTTCTCCCCTTGGTTTGCAGGTCTGCAGACTCTGATCCACTGCAGGACTTTTGTATTGCAGATTTGAATGCCACAGTAATTGTTAATGGCTTTCCATGCAAACCTGCATCTGCAGTGACTTCAGATGATTTCTTCTTTGATGGGCTAAGCAAAGAGGGGAGCACGACCAATATCTTTGGATCTAGTGTGACTACAGGGAATGTTCTCTCGTTTCCAGGGGTCAACACTCTCGGGATCTCAATGAACCGGGTGGACATTGCTCCAGGTGGAATGAACGCACCCCACTCGCATCCTCGCTCAAGCGAGTCTGGGGTGGTCATTCACGGGAGAGTCCTGGTAGGATTTGTGACAACTGGGAATGTGTTTTACTCGAAAAATTTGACTGTTGGGCAGATGTTTGTGATTCCAAGAGGGCTTGTGCACTTTCAGCAGAACATTGGAGAGGAGAAAGCCCTTCTTTTTACAGCTTTCAACAGTCAAAATCCTGGATCTGTGGTTGCCTCTGTGAATCTATTCGGATCAACACCTTCCATTCCTAATGATGTGTTGACCAAGGCCTTCCAGGTAGATGCTAATGTTGTCAATGGCATTAAATCCAAGTTTGGTTCTTAA
- the LOC117904519 gene encoding 5-formyltetrahydrofolate cyclo-ligase, mitochondrial, with the protein MSRTGLRQKAKLVLMTQPDSIATVLTQAPFCSLFNPLPAPRSIVTMTNNTHQSSNTHLEAVFKQKKILRSSVRKALKGMDPSSRSQEDNAVQNIILEAPWFRSSQRLCAYISCSSLREVDTSKVLSEILQNPAKDGHTQMGKRLYVPRVEDKNSYMRMLNITHMDDLISNSMNILEPAPVDGDGNEREDVMQATDPVDLLLLPGLAFDKSGRRLGRGGGYYDAFLKNYLELVKERNWKQPLLVALAYSVQIMDEGVIPVTPNDVPVDALVSPAGVIPITTAAEERCH; encoded by the exons ATGAGTAGAACTGGGTTGAGGCAAAAGGCCAAGTTGGTGCTGATGACCCAGCCAGACTCCATAGCAACAGTACTTACTCAGGCACCCTTCTGCTCCCTCTTCAACCCACTACCAGCTCCTCGCTCCATCGTCACAATGACCAACAATACCCATCAATCCAGTAATACCCACCTCGAAGCCGTCTTCAAGCAGAAGAAGATCCTCCGATCCAGCGTCCGCAAAGCACTCAAGGGCATGGACCCCTCTTCCAGATCTCAAGAGG ATAATGCAGTTCAGAATATCATCCTGGAAGCTCCATGGTTTAGATCTAGTCAGAGATTATGCGCTTATATAAGTTGCAGTTCTTTGCGAGAAGTTGATACATCAAAAGTTCTGTCAGAAATTCTACAGAATCCAGCCAAAG ATGGTCATACACAGATGGGGAAAAGGCTTTATGTCCCACGTGTGGAGGACAAAAATAGTTACATGCGGATGCTGAATATTACACATATGGATGAtctaatttcaaattcaatgaaCATTTTAGAACCAGCTCCAGTAGATGGTGATGGCAATGAACGTGAAGATg TTATGCAGGCGACTGACCCAGTTGACTTGCTCCTATTACCTG GACTTGCTTTTGACAAATCTGGAAGACGCTTGGGCCGTGGTGGAGG TTACTATGATGCCTTCCTGAAGAACTACCTAGAGCTTGTGAAGGAGCGGAATTGGAAGCAACCCCTCCTTG TTGCATTGGCGTATTCTGTGCAGATAATGGATGAGGGAGTTATACCAGTCACTCCAAATGATGTTCCTGTGGATGCTCTTGTATCCCCAGCAGGTGTGATCCCCATCACCACAGCTGCAGAGGAGAGGTGTCATTGA
- the LOC117905190 gene encoding serine/threonine-protein phosphatase PP2A catalytic subunit-like yields MPSQADLDRQIEHLMECKPLPEAEVKALCEQAKSVLVEEWNVQPVKCPVTVCGDIHGQFHDLIELFRIGGKAPETNYLFMGDYVDRGYYSVETVSLLVSLKVRYRDRITILRGNHESRQITQVYGFYDECLRKYGNANVWKYFTDLFDYLPLTALIESQVFCLHGGLSPSLDTLDNIRALDRIQEVPHEGPMCDLLWSDPDDRCGWGISPRGAGYTFGQDIASQFNHTNGLTLISRAHQLVMEGYNWCQEKNVVTVFSAPNYCYRCGNMAAILEIGENMDQNFLQFDPAPRQIEPDTTRKTPDYFL; encoded by the exons ATGCCGTCCCAGGCGGATCTGGACCGTCAGATCGAGCACTTGATGGAGTGCAAGCCGTTGCCGGAGGCGGAGGTCAAGGCTTTATGCGAGCAGGCTAAGTCAGTTTTGGTCGAGGAATGGAATGTGCAGCCGGTGAAGTGTCCGGTCACGGTGTGCGGAGATATTCATGGGCAGTTCCACGATCTCATCGAGCTGTTCCGGATCGGAGGGAAAGCTCCCGAAACCAATTATCTCTTTATGGGAGATTATGTGG ATCGAGGATACTACTCAGTGGAGACTGTTTCGCTTTTAGTATCCCTGAAAGTTCGATATAGAGATAGAATTACAATTCTGAGAGGAAATCATGAGAGCCGGCAAATAACTCAAGT GTATGGTTTTTATGATGAATGCTTGAGAAAATATGGGAATGCAAATGTCTGGAAATATTTCACCGACCTTTTTGATTATCTACCTCTTACAGCTCTTATTGAGAGCCAG GTCTTCTGCTTGCATGGTGGACTCTCCCCATCATTGGATACATTAGATAATATACGTGCATTGGACCGGATACAGGAG GTTCCTCATGAGGGCCCAATGTGTGATCTTTTGTGGTCTGATCCTGATGACCGATGTGGGTGGGGAATTTCCCCTAGGGGAGCTGGATACACCTTTGGCCAGGATATAGCTTCACAGTTTAACCACACGAATGGGCTTACTCTTATTTCTAGAGCTCACCAGCTTGTTATGGAAGGTTACAATTGGTGTCAG gAGAAGAATGTCGTGACAGTGTTCAGTGCACCGAATTACTGCTATCGATGTGGAAATATGGCAGCAATTCTTGAGATTGGCGAGAATATGGATCAGAATTTCCTTCAATTTGACCCAGCACCTCGACAGATTGAACCTGACACCACACGCAAAACTCCTGACTATTTTTTGTAA